One genomic window of Corallococcus silvisoli includes the following:
- a CDS encoding serine/threonine-protein kinase → MRCPVCQRRLAPGAACPVNGVPAEPGPPVEPLVLPDVPGVSGAALLGVGGFAHVFAAVREVDGREVAVKVGMSRHHARIAREAEALRRVGPPTVPAVFEAGQVGGRPYLVQELLRGQTLAAWMAALPGTGAASVARVRELLSGLCPAVARVHAVGLAHRDLKPENLFLREGGALSLLDFGLARRLEDGPEEGLEAVGNRAGTTVYMAPEQCLDAREAGTAADIYALGVLLFELLTGSPPFHGSPDEVREGHVSRRPPRVSERAPVPVALDAVVARCLAKAPAERYASAPEVLAAFEAACEAEPSLPDVIGGADPRATQSPVTFSGARPVAVLGLRTAAAVEGLGATLEPFGGVLARVVAGGYLLVFCESLSAEANVRSGALAARRLVESGEAAAVLHVAALYVHPGTTLPRTAGTALERPETWWLQPTVPGQVRVTPEAAARLEPGWVEPVPHLGPARSDSAATAALDGREPNSPREFGGARPAATHAADEAELNSPQELGGAWPAATHVADEAEPNSPQELGGAWPTATPSAAGDVPTAGLHGVDLRLRLQDDEGARIEGEPPPFVGRDEVLDALMADATQCLSASVPGLGVLTGEVGHGKSRLLKALATRLEAEGHARIVRLRAPPPDASLSNALLDALRAVVGRPSADPRTLAEALLAQAREAPRVLLLDDAHLADAVSLDVLERATLAGPRAPLWVCLAGRPALLGLRPHLGERSAHSFHHPLPPLPPEASRAVLVHLLRPAEHIPEPVLARLEHLAQGVPLSLVELARALRAAGALRSAPGGGWYVAPDALLDVSVTPLFERLAPRVLAGLPEVHRVLARLCAVLGMEMDVSRVDAALRHLSVVPELSRAATLDAGAGLQRLSRAGLLRPAGPGRFAFRHPLLREALEALLPSAPRRALHAAALKASVGNDVAERRRRAHHAAACGAHLEAARDYLSLAEEAREGHLSVEAEQHYTRALALLPETDDARRAQALAGRGRVRHRLQRFRESLADLAAARTLARTRNDAALEVDLLLEEATARDWMEDSDGSAACTREALDAIELLDAPRLSLRCGLARGRLHVRQGEWAAAARVLTSTAEGAERARDHETLVVSLALLGAALTFLDRASEAAARFDEGLERCEAAGDGLHKAALLCNRVLLWLRQGDVPRMEEDLRRALALGRELAHAQMERWSTFNLAEVLYMQGRLDEALPLARRAHELGVRFFREHPVPMDALLLARIHAAAGDEAAAARQLAWISERCPPESLPPTAIMRRLVELQVHQQATGAFRAPDWDALHTEADALASPDEKAEILLQAASVARRTDALEQARAWLERAAPAVAEAPLWAARYQALRDTLVMEAL, encoded by the coding sequence ATGCGCTGTCCGGTCTGCCAACGCCGCCTCGCTCCCGGCGCGGCGTGTCCCGTGAACGGCGTCCCCGCCGAACCCGGTCCCCCCGTGGAGCCGTTGGTGCTCCCGGACGTCCCCGGCGTGTCCGGCGCCGCCCTGTTGGGGGTCGGCGGCTTCGCGCACGTCTTCGCCGCCGTGCGCGAGGTGGATGGGCGGGAGGTGGCCGTCAAGGTGGGCATGTCGCGGCATCACGCCCGCATCGCCCGTGAGGCGGAGGCGCTCCGGCGCGTGGGGCCTCCCACGGTGCCCGCGGTGTTCGAGGCGGGGCAGGTCGGCGGCAGGCCCTACCTGGTGCAGGAGCTGCTGCGAGGGCAGACGCTCGCGGCGTGGATGGCGGCGTTGCCGGGGACGGGGGCCGCGTCCGTGGCGCGCGTGCGTGAGCTGCTGTCGGGGCTGTGTCCGGCGGTGGCGCGCGTGCATGCGGTGGGGCTCGCGCACCGGGACCTCAAGCCGGAGAACCTCTTCCTGCGCGAAGGCGGCGCGCTGAGCCTCCTGGACTTCGGGCTCGCGCGCAGGCTGGAGGACGGGCCGGAGGAGGGATTGGAGGCGGTGGGGAACCGGGCGGGGACGACGGTCTACATGGCGCCGGAGCAGTGCCTGGATGCGCGCGAGGCGGGCACGGCCGCGGACATCTACGCGCTGGGGGTCCTGCTCTTCGAGCTGCTCACGGGCTCGCCGCCCTTCCATGGCAGTCCGGACGAGGTCCGCGAGGGGCATGTGAGCCGGCGTCCGCCGCGCGTGTCGGAGCGGGCGCCGGTGCCCGTGGCGCTCGACGCGGTGGTGGCGCGGTGTCTGGCCAAGGCTCCGGCGGAGCGGTACGCGAGCGCTCCGGAAGTGCTCGCGGCGTTCGAGGCCGCGTGCGAGGCGGAGCCCTCGCTGCCGGACGTCATCGGGGGCGCGGATCCCCGGGCCACGCAATCGCCGGTGACGTTCTCGGGGGCGCGCCCGGTGGCGGTGCTGGGGTTGCGCACGGCGGCGGCGGTGGAGGGCTTGGGGGCCACGCTGGAGCCCTTCGGAGGCGTGCTGGCGCGGGTCGTGGCGGGGGGCTACCTGCTCGTCTTCTGCGAGTCGTTGTCGGCGGAGGCGAACGTGCGCTCGGGCGCGCTCGCGGCGCGGCGGTTGGTGGAGTCCGGCGAGGCGGCGGCCGTCCTCCACGTCGCGGCGCTGTACGTTCATCCCGGCACCACGTTGCCGCGCACCGCGGGCACCGCGCTGGAGCGACCGGAGACGTGGTGGCTCCAGCCCACCGTCCCGGGCCAGGTGCGTGTGACGCCCGAGGCCGCCGCGAGGCTGGAGCCCGGATGGGTCGAGCCCGTGCCGCACCTGGGGCCCGCGAGGAGCGACTCCGCCGCGACGGCAGCACTGGATGGACGCGAGCCGAACTCGCCGCGGGAGTTTGGTGGAGCACGGCCCGCCGCGACCCATGCGGCTGATGAAGCCGAGCTGAACTCGCCGCAGGAACTCGGTGGAGCATGGCCCGCCGCGACCCATGTGGCTGATGAAGCCGAGCCGAACTCGCCACAGGAACTCGGTGGAGCATGGCCCACCGCGACTCCCTCGGCCGCTGGTGACGTGCCCACCGCGGGGCTCCATGGCGTGGACCTCCGCCTGCGCCTCCAGGATGACGAAGGCGCGCGAATCGAAGGTGAGCCCCCGCCGTTCGTGGGCCGCGACGAGGTGTTGGACGCCCTCATGGCGGACGCGACCCAGTGCCTCTCCGCGTCGGTGCCGGGGCTGGGCGTGCTCACCGGGGAGGTCGGGCACGGCAAGTCGCGATTGCTCAAGGCGCTCGCCACCCGACTGGAGGCCGAGGGCCACGCTCGCATCGTGCGGCTTCGCGCGCCCCCGCCGGATGCGTCCCTCTCCAACGCGCTCCTGGATGCGCTGCGAGCCGTCGTGGGACGTCCGTCCGCGGACCCTCGCACCCTGGCCGAAGCGCTCCTGGCCCAGGCCCGCGAAGCGCCGCGCGTGTTGCTGCTGGACGACGCGCACCTCGCCGACGCGGTGAGCCTGGATGTGCTGGAGCGCGCCACGCTCGCGGGACCCCGTGCCCCGCTGTGGGTCTGCCTCGCCGGCCGCCCCGCGCTGCTCGGACTGCGCCCGCACCTGGGCGAGCGCAGCGCCCATTCGTTCCATCACCCGCTGCCCCCCCTTCCGCCGGAGGCGAGCCGCGCGGTGCTCGTCCACCTGCTGCGCCCCGCGGAGCACATCCCCGAGCCCGTGCTCGCGCGCCTGGAGCACCTGGCGCAGGGCGTCCCCCTCTCCCTGGTGGAGCTGGCGCGCGCGCTCCGGGCAGCGGGAGCCCTGCGCTCGGCTCCGGGAGGCGGGTGGTACGTCGCGCCCGACGCGCTGCTGGACGTGTCGGTGACGCCGCTCTTTGAACGGCTGGCCCCTCGCGTGCTGGCGGGCCTCCCGGAGGTGCACCGCGTGCTGGCGCGCTTGTGCGCCGTGCTCGGCATGGAGATGGACGTGTCGCGCGTGGACGCGGCCCTGCGCCACCTGAGCGTCGTCCCCGAGCTGTCACGCGCCGCGACGCTGGACGCCGGAGCCGGCCTTCAGCGCTTGAGCCGCGCGGGCCTGCTGCGCCCCGCGGGGCCGGGCCGCTTCGCCTTCCGCCATCCCCTGCTGCGCGAGGCCCTGGAGGCCCTGCTTCCTTCCGCGCCCCGCCGCGCCCTGCATGCGGCCGCGCTGAAGGCCAGCGTCGGCAACGACGTGGCCGAGCGCCGCCGCCGCGCCCACCACGCGGCGGCGTGTGGCGCCCACCTGGAGGCCGCCCGGGACTACCTCTCGCTGGCGGAGGAGGCCCGCGAGGGGCACCTGTCCGTGGAAGCGGAGCAGCACTACACCCGCGCGCTCGCGCTCCTCCCGGAGACCGACGACGCGCGCCGGGCCCAGGCGCTCGCGGGGCGCGGACGCGTGCGCCACCGCCTCCAGCGCTTCCGCGAAAGCCTCGCGGACCTGGCCGCGGCGCGCACCCTGGCCCGGACCCGGAACGACGCGGCGCTGGAGGTGGACCTGCTGCTGGAGGAGGCCACTGCCCGCGACTGGATGGAGGACTCGGACGGCTCCGCCGCGTGCACGCGCGAAGCCCTGGACGCCATCGAGCTGCTGGACGCGCCGCGCCTGTCGCTCCGGTGTGGGCTGGCCCGGGGCCGGCTGCACGTGCGCCAGGGCGAGTGGGCCGCCGCGGCCCGCGTGCTCACCTCCACCGCCGAGGGCGCCGAGCGCGCGAGAGACCATGAGACGCTGGTGGTGTCGCTGGCGCTGCTGGGCGCCGCGCTCACCTTCCTGGACCGCGCCTCGGAGGCCGCCGCGCGCTTCGACGAGGGGCTGGAGCGCTGCGAGGCCGCGGGCGACGGACTGCACAAGGCCGCGCTGCTGTGCAACCGCGTCCTGCTGTGGCTCCGCCAGGGCGACGTGCCGCGGATGGAGGAGGACCTGCGCCGTGCCCTCGCGCTGGGCCGCGAGCTGGCGCACGCGCAGATGGAGCGCTGGTCCACCTTCAACCTGGCGGAGGTCCTCTACATGCAAGGCCGCCTGGATGAAGCCCTCCCGCTGGCCCGGCGCGCGCACGAGCTGGGGGTGCGCTTCTTCCGCGAGCACCCCGTGCCCATGGACGCGCTGCTCCTCGCGCGCATCCACGCGGCGGCGGGAGACGAGGCAGCCGCCGCCCGCCAGCTCGCCTGGATCTCCGAGCGCTGTCCGCCAGAGTCCCTGCCGCCCACCGCCATCATGCGGCGCCTCGTGGAGCTCCAGGTCCATCAGCAGGCCACCGGGGCCTTCCGCGCGCCGGACTGGGACGCGCTCCACACGGAGGCGGACGCCTTGGCCTCTCCGGACGAGAAGGCGGAGATCCTCCTGCAGGCCGCGAGCGTCGCGCGGCGCACGGACGCGCTGGAGCAGGCTCGCGCCTGGCTCGAACGGGCCGCTCCCGCCGTCGCGGAGGCCCCGCTGTGGGCCGCGCGCTACCAGGCACTGCGTGACACGCTTGTCATGGAAGCGCTGTAG
- a CDS encoding OPT family oligopeptide transporter, with amino-acid sequence MPTPAPRAVPAGDPPSDALPPSQGGPGATQEDVDTHWLTRVYQGDRMPQLTLRAVALGAGLGVLTCATNLYAGLKTGVAFGVAVTAALLASATHGALRRVSPRVAGAPLSLLELGCAQTVASSAGYATGGALVSVQGAWLLTTGHHLPVGTLLAWTFLVSALGVFFAVPLKRQLVDREQLPFASGTAAAATARALHAEEGAAVPRLRMLGVGGAVAGALTLVRDGFGRLPYAFAFPGALGGVPLERLGFALETGLMPVGGGALLGVRITASMLLGALVVHGVVAPRLMAAGVVSVEGDFLAWALWPGAAALTTASLLQFVLQARVFGRALRGLRTRDSRRAPHPILALQVPARWWGAGMLVLTPATVALARIGFDVPVPHALLAVALSFVLCLISCRVTGETDVSPVGALGQVTQLTYGVLMPGDVRANLATAGLTVNAAASSADMLTDLKAGHLLGADPRRVFLAQLLGCVVGSLVVVPLFYLLVPDASALGSERFPAPAATVTASVARVLATGWSAVSPDLRIAMAWAALGAAVLTLGEQALPERFRRWAPSAVGVGLACLLPPSTCLGFFLGGLGWELARQWKPAWEAPGVTLAAGLIAGEGVVGVGIVLARALW; translated from the coding sequence ATGCCGACCCCCGCCCCCCGCGCCGTCCCCGCCGGGGACCCGCCCTCCGACGCCTTGCCGCCGTCGCAGGGGGGCCCCGGTGCGACCCAGGAGGACGTGGACACCCACTGGCTCACGCGGGTGTACCAGGGCGACCGCATGCCCCAGCTCACCCTGCGCGCGGTGGCGTTGGGCGCGGGGCTGGGCGTGCTCACCTGCGCCACCAACCTCTACGCGGGCCTGAAGACAGGCGTGGCGTTTGGCGTGGCCGTCACCGCCGCGCTGCTCGCGTCCGCGACGCATGGGGCCCTGCGGCGGGTCAGCCCTCGGGTGGCGGGGGCGCCGCTGTCCTTGCTGGAGCTGGGGTGCGCGCAGACAGTGGCCTCGTCCGCGGGGTACGCGACGGGCGGCGCGCTCGTGTCCGTGCAGGGCGCGTGGCTGCTGACGACGGGGCACCACCTGCCCGTCGGCACGCTGCTGGCGTGGACGTTCCTGGTGTCCGCGCTGGGCGTCTTCTTCGCCGTGCCGCTCAAGCGCCAGCTGGTGGACCGCGAGCAGCTTCCGTTCGCCTCCGGCACGGCCGCCGCGGCGACGGCTCGCGCGCTGCATGCGGAGGAGGGGGCGGCGGTGCCTCGGCTGCGCATGCTGGGCGTGGGTGGGGCGGTGGCGGGGGCGCTGACGCTCGTTCGCGATGGCTTCGGGCGGCTGCCGTATGCGTTCGCGTTTCCGGGGGCGCTGGGCGGGGTGCCGCTGGAGCGGCTGGGGTTCGCGCTGGAGACGGGGCTGATGCCGGTGGGGGGCGGGGCGCTGCTGGGGGTGCGCATCACCGCGTCGATGCTGCTGGGGGCGCTCGTCGTCCATGGCGTCGTCGCGCCCCGGCTGATGGCGGCGGGGGTGGTGTCGGTGGAGGGGGACTTCCTCGCGTGGGCGCTGTGGCCGGGCGCGGCGGCGCTCACCACCGCGTCGCTGTTGCAGTTCGTGCTCCAGGCCCGGGTGTTCGGCCGGGCGCTGCGGGGGCTGCGCACGCGGGATTCGCGGCGGGCGCCCCATCCCATCCTGGCGTTGCAGGTCCCCGCGCGGTGGTGGGGCGCGGGCATGTTGGTGCTGACGCCCGCGACGGTGGCGCTGGCGCGCATCGGCTTCGACGTGCCGGTGCCGCACGCCCTGCTCGCGGTGGCGCTGTCATTCGTGCTGTGCCTCATCTCCTGCCGCGTCACCGGTGAGACGGACGTGAGTCCCGTGGGCGCGTTGGGGCAGGTGACGCAGCTCACGTATGGCGTGCTCATGCCTGGGGACGTGCGCGCGAACCTCGCCACGGCGGGGCTCACCGTCAACGCGGCGGCGTCCTCGGCGGACATGCTCACCGACCTGAAGGCGGGGCACCTGCTGGGCGCGGATCCGCGGCGCGTGTTCCTGGCGCAGCTGCTGGGGTGCGTCGTGGGCTCGCTGGTGGTGGTGCCGCTGTTCTATCTGCTGGTGCCGGATGCCTCCGCGCTGGGGTCGGAGCGCTTTCCGGCCCCGGCGGCGACGGTGACGGCGAGCGTGGCGCGGGTGCTCGCGACGGGGTGGAGCGCGGTGTCACCGGACTTGCGGATCGCCATGGCGTGGGCCGCGCTGGGGGCGGCCGTCCTCACGCTGGGCGAGCAGGCGCTGCCGGAGCGCTTCCGCCGCTGGGCGCCGTCCGCGGTGGGCGTGGGGCTGGCCTGCCTGCTGCCGCCCTCCACCTGCCTGGGGTTCTTCCTGGGGGGGCTGGGGTGGGAGCTTGCCCGCCAGTGGAAACCCGCATGGGAGGCGCCAGGTGTGACGCTCGCGGCAGGGCTCATCGCGGGCGAGGGGGTGGTGGGCGTGGGCATCGTGCTGGCGCGGGCGCTCTGGTAG
- a CDS encoding HipA domain-containing protein yields MDSTPPVSTTGILDVLMGDVHVGTLTLLADERIEFNLSEDYRQRYPRPVLGQFFEDDLSRRHTSRMRLPPFFSNLLPEGPLRDLISEREHIARQREFFFIAHLGADLSGAVVVRPAGELSGHDAPLADGPAEATADGEPLRFSLAGVQLKFSMLRRDRGMTLPMGGMGGDWIVKLPDNRYDRVPENELSVMTWARATGIDVPELQLLKVSDLHGLPEGITLREDLAYAIRRFDRPSPGRRVHMEDLAQVLGLYSDEKYKKYNYETIANVLLKVAGLDALQEFLRRLVFIIACGNGDAHHKNWSLFYPDGTHPTLSPAYDFVSTIQYMPQDQLALNLAKSKRFEDVSLQSFERLARKLGLPDEDVLPVVKGAVEVALDAWTTLRSGLPMPELFKQRIEEHWKRVPLLQGNVKRSAGELRLAANAFFTLYNELPRLGPGSDDCTREALRRLEPLPTSPRVLDLGSGTGRQSLVLARIPGAHVTAVDLHRPYLDRLEREAREQGLAEVITTRQEDMGSLTLPPGAVDLLWSEGAIYLLGFGPGLRRWRPLLAPGGQVAVTECTWLTDARPPEAARFWSTAYPSMASIAENRATAEAEGFTVLDTFTLPASAWWDGYYTPLLQRIERLRPTADAALREVIAAAEQEVNLYRRHGDSYGYVFYLLRARGA; encoded by the coding sequence ATGGACTCCACGCCCCCTGTGTCCACCACCGGCATCCTCGACGTCCTGATGGGCGACGTGCACGTCGGCACGCTCACGCTGCTCGCGGACGAGCGCATCGAGTTCAACCTCTCCGAGGACTACCGCCAGCGCTACCCGCGCCCCGTGCTGGGCCAGTTCTTCGAGGACGACCTGTCGCGCCGGCACACCAGCCGCATGCGGCTGCCCCCGTTCTTCTCCAACCTCCTGCCCGAAGGCCCGCTGCGCGACCTCATCTCCGAGCGCGAGCACATCGCCCGGCAGCGCGAGTTCTTCTTCATCGCCCACCTGGGCGCGGACCTCTCCGGCGCCGTGGTCGTCCGCCCCGCGGGCGAGCTCTCCGGCCACGACGCGCCCCTCGCGGACGGCCCCGCGGAGGCCACGGCCGACGGAGAGCCGCTGCGCTTCTCGCTCGCGGGCGTGCAGCTCAAGTTCTCCATGCTGCGCCGCGACCGGGGCATGACCCTGCCCATGGGCGGCATGGGCGGCGACTGGATCGTCAAGCTCCCGGACAACCGCTACGACCGCGTGCCGGAGAACGAGCTGTCCGTGATGACGTGGGCGCGCGCCACCGGCATCGACGTGCCGGAGCTTCAGCTGCTCAAGGTGTCCGACCTGCACGGCCTGCCGGAGGGCATCACCCTGCGCGAGGACCTGGCGTACGCCATCCGCCGCTTCGACCGACCGTCCCCCGGCCGCCGCGTGCACATGGAGGACCTGGCGCAGGTGCTGGGGCTGTACTCGGATGAGAAGTACAAGAAGTACAACTACGAGACCATCGCCAACGTGCTCCTGAAGGTCGCGGGGCTGGACGCGCTCCAGGAGTTCCTTCGGCGGCTGGTGTTCATCATCGCGTGCGGCAACGGCGACGCCCATCACAAGAACTGGTCGCTCTTCTACCCGGACGGCACCCACCCCACGCTGTCGCCCGCGTACGACTTCGTCTCCACCATCCAGTACATGCCGCAGGACCAGCTCGCGCTGAACCTGGCGAAGTCCAAGCGCTTCGAGGATGTCTCGCTCCAGAGCTTCGAGCGGCTGGCGCGCAAGCTGGGGCTGCCCGACGAGGACGTGCTCCCCGTGGTGAAGGGCGCCGTCGAGGTCGCGCTCGATGCCTGGACCACGCTGCGCTCGGGCCTGCCCATGCCAGAGCTGTTCAAGCAGCGCATCGAGGAGCACTGGAAGCGCGTGCCCCTCCTCCAGGGCAACGTGAAGCGCAGCGCGGGCGAGCTGCGCCTGGCGGCCAACGCCTTCTTCACGCTCTACAACGAGCTGCCCCGCCTGGGCCCCGGCAGCGACGACTGCACCCGCGAGGCCCTGCGCCGGTTGGAGCCGCTGCCGACTTCGCCGCGCGTGCTGGACCTGGGCTCGGGCACCGGGCGGCAGTCGCTGGTGCTGGCGCGGATCCCGGGCGCCCATGTCACCGCCGTGGACCTGCACCGGCCCTACCTGGACCGGCTGGAGCGCGAGGCGCGCGAACAGGGGCTCGCGGAGGTCATCACGACGCGGCAGGAGGACATGGGCTCGCTGACGCTCCCGCCCGGGGCCGTGGACCTCCTCTGGTCCGAGGGCGCCATCTACCTGCTGGGCTTCGGGCCGGGCCTGCGCCGCTGGCGGCCGTTGCTCGCGCCCGGAGGCCAGGTGGCCGTCACCGAGTGCACGTGGCTCACCGACGCCCGTCCGCCAGAGGCCGCGCGCTTCTGGTCCACCGCGTACCCGTCCATGGCCTCCATCGCGGAGAACCGCGCCACCGCGGAGGCGGAGGGGTTCACCGTGCTGGACACCTTCACGCTGCCCGCGTCCGCGTGGTGGGACGGCTACTACACGCCGCTGCTCCAGCGCATCGAACGGCTGAGGCCCACGGCGGACGCCGCCTTGCGTGAAGTCATCGCGGCGGCGGAGCAGGAGGTGAACCTGTACCGCCGCCACGGGGACAGCTACGGCTACGTCTTCTATCTGCTGCGAGCGCGAGGAGCGTGA
- a CDS encoding DUF262 domain-containing protein yields MPAPLTRRPETKSFSIEDLLDRVRRGEVRIPDFQRPLRWTADDVRDLLDSVYRGYPIGTLLFWRREAPAASVSFGPVRIDAPSSSQGLWAVDGQQRVTALAGVLLHPAYGDETGRDDFQLYFDLETDELHPAPAEGVPPPHWLPMNEVQDSESLLHWLSRYPGREAHPEHLRAAIRLGKAIREYQVPAYVVDTADEKVLRIIFKRLNTAGRPLTDEEVFNALYVGSRSLSLESVTQGLRELGFGSIPEPLLLRAVLAVRGLDFTRGYQKQLHQDDELAETVQRTDRALRDAIVFLKRDALIPHLRLLPAPENSLVLLTRFFQLHPEPSPRSRELLSRWFWRHLVFGGWVLEPEEALEIFAAIRSDEERSIQSLLAQVSHPPVRWWDAPGLPFIPNPGRTQPPPLMRIALVSLQPRHLLTGALLDTGELLDAEDFQSIAPKAGPAVPPPAAGPILPIAWSFVTAPAFAYLLHPALARTSPAAVLRAEPPPSEEILRSHGLGLPVLEAMRRGLEVDFFRERVRVLMPVLYQLIESRTRWDDSDRPSLQSMIIDDDED; encoded by the coding sequence ATGCCCGCACCCCTGACGCGGCGCCCGGAGACGAAGTCGTTCAGCATCGAGGACCTGCTCGACCGCGTGCGGCGGGGCGAGGTGCGCATCCCCGACTTCCAGCGGCCCCTGCGCTGGACCGCGGACGACGTGCGCGACCTGCTGGACAGCGTGTACCGGGGCTATCCCATCGGGACCCTGCTGTTCTGGCGACGGGAAGCGCCCGCCGCCAGCGTCAGCTTCGGACCCGTGCGCATCGACGCGCCTTCCTCCAGCCAGGGCCTGTGGGCCGTGGATGGACAGCAGCGGGTGACGGCGCTCGCGGGCGTGCTGCTTCACCCGGCCTACGGCGATGAGACGGGGCGCGACGACTTCCAGCTCTACTTCGACCTGGAGACAGACGAGCTGCATCCGGCCCCAGCCGAGGGCGTGCCGCCGCCGCACTGGCTGCCGATGAACGAGGTCCAGGACAGCGAATCGCTGCTCCACTGGCTCAGTCGCTATCCCGGCCGGGAAGCGCACCCGGAGCACCTGCGCGCCGCCATCCGCCTGGGCAAGGCCATCCGCGAGTACCAGGTCCCGGCCTACGTCGTGGACACCGCGGACGAGAAGGTCCTGCGCATCATCTTCAAGCGCCTGAACACCGCGGGCCGGCCGCTGACGGATGAAGAGGTGTTCAACGCGCTGTACGTGGGCTCGCGGTCGCTCAGCCTGGAGTCGGTGACGCAGGGCCTGCGCGAGCTGGGCTTTGGAAGCATCCCGGAGCCCCTGCTGCTGCGGGCCGTGCTGGCCGTGCGCGGCCTGGACTTCACGCGCGGCTACCAGAAGCAGCTCCATCAGGACGACGAACTCGCGGAGACCGTCCAGCGCACGGACCGGGCCCTGCGCGATGCCATCGTCTTCCTCAAGCGCGACGCGCTCATCCCGCACCTCCGGCTGCTGCCCGCGCCGGAGAACTCGCTGGTGTTGCTGACGCGCTTCTTCCAACTGCACCCGGAGCCATCTCCCCGGTCCCGGGAGCTGCTGTCCCGCTGGTTCTGGCGCCACCTCGTCTTCGGCGGATGGGTGCTGGAGCCCGAGGAAGCGCTGGAGATCTTCGCGGCGATCCGCTCCGACGAGGAGCGGTCCATCCAGTCGCTGCTGGCCCAGGTCTCGCATCCGCCCGTCCGGTGGTGGGACGCCCCGGGGCTCCCCTTCATCCCCAACCCCGGCAGGACGCAGCCTCCTCCCTTGATGCGCATCGCGCTGGTGTCGCTCCAACCACGGCACCTGCTGACGGGCGCGCTGCTGGACACCGGCGAGCTGCTCGACGCGGAGGACTTCCAGTCCATCGCGCCCAAGGCCGGCCCCGCCGTGCCGCCGCCCGCCGCGGGCCCGATCCTCCCCATCGCGTGGTCCTTCGTCACCGCACCGGCCTTCGCCTACCTCCTGCACCCCGCGCTCGCGCGGACGTCACCGGCGGCCGTGCTGCGCGCCGAGCCCCCTCCCAGCGAGGAGATCCTTCGCAGCCATGGCCTGGGCCTGCCCGTGCTGGAGGCGATGCGACGGGGCCTGGAGGTGGACTTCTTCCGGGAGCGGGTCCGGGTGCTGATGCCCGTGCTGTACCAGTTGATTGAATCCCGCACGCGCTGGGACGACTCGGACCGGCCCTCGCTCCAGTCGATGATCATCGACGACGATGAGGACTGA
- a CDS encoding CPBP family intramembrane glutamic endopeptidase, which translates to MAASTSESAPSRVPLRCALAFAALYAAYEAPEGVGGRLLGNAVVAAVMMTLFHAVAFGVGRWLGYRRNGFHAYALEWHGSALARALAVMLVLKPLSVLVGVRLGLLQVLPLEKPVVGTALLVAVLGVAVSTFVPSVAEDIVARGFWFRAWPVAGQRAGYVLLSAGVFVLTHVYRLGNGPLEWLMLFCTGLAYAAAVARTGSLWGAVGLHWGWNLANSLMDLRLDVTAVGQGGRMLSTATGLVALALVVLLPAKRRAVEP; encoded by the coding sequence ATGGCCGCTTCCACCTCCGAGTCCGCTCCTTCCCGTGTTCCCCTCCGCTGCGCGCTCGCGTTCGCGGCGCTGTACGCCGCTTACGAGGCGCCAGAGGGAGTCGGAGGGCGGCTGTTGGGGAACGCGGTGGTGGCCGCGGTGATGATGACGCTCTTCCACGCGGTGGCCTTTGGCGTGGGACGGTGGCTGGGCTACCGCCGCAATGGCTTCCATGCGTACGCGCTGGAGTGGCATGGCTCCGCGCTGGCGCGGGCGCTGGCGGTGATGCTGGTGCTCAAGCCGCTCTCCGTGCTGGTGGGCGTCAGGCTGGGCCTGTTGCAGGTGCTGCCGTTGGAGAAGCCCGTGGTGGGAACGGCGCTGCTGGTGGCGGTGCTGGGCGTGGCGGTGTCCACGTTCGTCCCGTCGGTGGCGGAGGACATCGTCGCGCGGGGCTTCTGGTTCCGCGCGTGGCCGGTGGCGGGGCAGCGCGCGGGCTACGTGCTGCTGTCCGCCGGCGTGTTCGTGCTCACCCACGTGTACCGGCTGGGGAACGGCCCGCTGGAGTGGCTGATGCTCTTCTGCACCGGACTGGCCTACGCGGCGGCGGTGGCCCGCACGGGCTCGCTCTGGGGCGCCGTGGGGCTGCACTGGGGTTGGAACCTGGCGAACAGCCTCATGGACCTGCGGCTGGATGTCACGGCGGTGGGGCAGGGTGGCCGCATGCTGTCCACCGCGACGGGACTCGTGGCGCTGGCCCTCGTCGTGCTGTTGCCCGCGAAGCGGCGGGCCGTGGAGCCCTGA